In Uranotaenia lowii strain MFRU-FL chromosome 2, ASM2978415v1, whole genome shotgun sequence, one genomic interval encodes:
- the LOC129746612 gene encoding dynein regulatory complex protein 11, protein MAQDTIAKFWVATQKELQDVLLQEQLVQRFEPTKETQLVHEIMSELYTRYVPLCIMLNRCYDQILQVQKREVVEKLTAAANRRMLELLNKIKQMELSEFTYLDGTLRERHLIPEDIQVVRPCFFPFERSSEHLSMISSHSLEPVSSDTDTEISSSEESADDEPPPDPRRPYIKRDRVKEKRVAALNMVLAHEKARQARLMKFYFEFHPKQFYPKPREDELLDIDYEFFHRPDQYMLIPIKRTVFTWDYRLKKKDVVEFPYYAPPGWVDPAAPGRKSRAISVAQWKLEQIMPKVLESEEETASVNEEEIEELVQSIIRNRMARKIQRYWKSYRERKEKIRIRYEKSLFLGLMDPMERGPNLMERIEKAEIERRKRKPEFDEAFLQAIVDERARILQQKSPWIMEDISDHIRAWFTEFYQIAGAFDRYPEEWEGGTLLVVKGETMTPDEYLESERKKALEKLKTADQKRKEAEAKKKAKELEKEKKKEEKERLRELRREEKEREKREGKSYDFRKPEFATNAYITLEETIARYKKDWYFIDELGNRDELPIMEWITLEKFAEVHQELRPLVDEVLRGERELLQKALCKDNKKKYKAPKPKKQKKGKGKGKGKGKKKKEPVDLTGDRTIDSLYEELIELNILRTYKKRKIDDFIGDFNYASYEKRNYLEQDPAPGMGEVRNILRSWLFGMGPVDLPRPKSFCLVGAPGYGKTMLMEAICSETDSVLFKLDATTAAPIPAAELPLLMHKILKMARILQPAVIFIKEAHQIFYKKVPPDEKELDPTKLSKDLFKRLIKPIKKTEKILIVGTSSQPWNSKVPKLKKCFEKFLILPKTEYGTTQLLWRYALNRKVGIPKDFDLSALSLVTKGIAPKQILDCVNRVLNIRRRMSLSRHPITANELLDYFLNKNPAEYPITDKEYDKYLKFYRKVDALEKKRAKMIKAREEAKLKVKGKKK, encoded by the exons ATGGCTCAAGATACGATAGCCAAGTTCTGGGTAGCCACTCAAAAGGAGCTGCAAGATGTCCTCCTTCAGGAGCAGCTTGTTCAGCGTTTCGAACCGACTAAGGAAACGCAACTGGTGCATGAAATAATGTCGGAGCTGTACACTCGCTATGTTCCCTTGTGTATTATGTTGAACCGCTGCTACGATCAGATTCTGCAGGTGCAAAAACGAGAGGTGGTCGAAAAGTTGACCGCGGCAGCCAACCGAAGAATGTTGGAGTTGCTGAACaagatcaagcaaatggagctCAGTGAGTTCACCTATCTCGATGGCACTCTTCGGGAAAGACATCTTATTCCGGAAGATATTCAGGTAGTGCGACCGTGTTTCTTCCCATTCGAAAGATCTTCTGAGCATCTTTCCATGATCAGTAGCCACTCGCTTGAACCGGTTTCAAGTGATACTGATACGGAAATCAGCTCCAGCGAAGAAAGCGCCGATGATGAACCACCTCCGGACCCTCGGAGACCTTACATCAAACGAGATCGTGTTAAAGAGAAACGTGTCGCCGCCTTAAATATGGTGTTGGCCCATGAAAAAGCTCGACAAGCGCGCCTTATGAAGTTTTACTTTGAATTTCATCCGAAACAGTTCTACCCTAAGCCGAGGGAAGACGAATTGCTAGATATCGATTATGAGTTCTTCCATCGACCGGATCAGTACATGCTTATTCCTATCAAGCGTACCGTCTTCACGTGGGACTATCGGTTGAAGAAGAAAGATGTCGTTGAGTTTCCCTACTACGCTCCGCCTGGCTGGGTTGATCCAGCCGCTCCGGG CCGAAAATCAAGAGCCATATCAGTTGCCCAGTGGAAACTGGAACAGATAATGCCCAAAGTTTTGGAATCGGAAGAAGAAACGGCATCTGTCAATGAAGAGGAAATTGAAGAGCTTGTTCAAAGTATTATCCGGAACAGGATGGCTAGGAAAATTCAGCGCTATTGGAAGAGTTAtagggaaagaaaagagaaaattcgTATTCGCTATGAGAAATCGTTATTTCTGGGTCTAATGGATCCGATGGAACGCGGTCCGAATCTAATGGAACGCATCGAGAAAGCGGAAATAGAGAGACGGAAACGAAAACCTGAATTCGATGAGGCATTTCTGCAGGCGATCGTAGACGAGAGGGCCCGAATTCTGCAACAGAAATCACCCTGGATTATGGAAGACATTTCGGACCACATTCGTGCGTGGTTCACAGAGTTCTACCAAATAGCGGGCGCTTTCGATCGATATCCAGAAGAATGGGAAGGTGGGACGCTGCTGGTGGTCAAAGGAGAAACAATGACCCCGGATGAGTATTTGGAATCCGAAAGAAAGAAAGCGTTGGAAAAGTTGAAAACTGCCGACCAGAAGCGCAAGGAAGCCGAAGCTAAGAAAAAAGCCAAAGAACTGGAAAAGGAGAAAAAGAAAGAAGAGAAGGAACGTTTGAGGGAACTAAGGCGGGAAGAGAAAGAACGCGAAAAACGCGAAGGAAAGTCATATGACTTCCGGAAGCCCGAATTTGCTACAAACGCTTACA TTACTTTGGAAGAAACGATCGCTCGCTATAAAaaggattggtattttattgaCGAGCTGGGGAACCGAGATGAGCTTCCCATCATGGAGTGGATTACATTGGAAAAATTTGCCGAAGTGCATCAGGAGCTGAGGCCATTGGTAGATGAAGTGCTTCGTGGTGAACGAGAACTGCTGCAGAAGGCTCTTTGTAAAGATAACAAGAAGAAATACAAAGCACCAAAACCGAAGAAGCAAAAGAAAGgcaaaggtaaaggtaaaggcaAGGGTAAGAAAAAGAAGGAACCTGTTGATTTAACCGGTGATAGGACTATTGACTCTCTGTATGAGGAGCTGATAGAACTGAACATTTTAAGAACTTACAAAAAAcgtaaaattgatgattttatcGGAGATTTTAACTATGCTTCTTATGAAAAGCGGAATTATTTGGAGCAAGATCCGGCACCGGGTATGGGCGAGGTCCGAAATATTTTAAGGTCATGGTTGTTCGGAATGGGTCCTGTTGACCTGCCCAGACCGAAATCTTTCTGTCTAGTGGGCGCTCCAGGGTATGGTAAAACCATGCTTATGGAAGCAATCTGTAGCGAGACGGATTCCGTTTTGTTCAAGCTAGACGCAACTACAGCTGCTCCGATTCCGGCTGCAGAATTACCTCTCCTGATgcacaaaattctgaaaatggCACGTATCCTCCAACCGGCAGTTATTTTCATCAAGGAAGCTCATCAGATATTCTACAAAAAAGTTCCCCCCGATGAGAAAGAACTTGATCCCACCAAACTGAGCAAGGATCTGTTCAAAAGGCTCATCAAACCGATTAAGAAGACGGAGAAGATACTGATCGTTGGAACGTCCAGCCAGCCGTGGAACAGCAAAGTTCCtaaattgaaaaagtgtttcgaaaaatttctgATCCTACCGAAAACGGAATACGGCACCACCCAGCTGCTGTGGCGTTATGCCCTGAATCGTAAGGTTGGCATTCCGAAGGACTTTGACCTGTCTGCCCTGTCTTTGGTCACCAAAGGGATTGCGCCGAAGCAGATTCTCGACTGCGTCAACCGAGTTTTGAATATTCGCAGACGCATGAG